From Apium graveolens cultivar Ventura chromosome 9, ASM990537v1, whole genome shotgun sequence, the proteins below share one genomic window:
- the LOC141683922 gene encoding small ribosomal subunit protein bS1c-like isoform X1: MIRNKPNNTVMASLAQQIGGLKCPSLSTSNLFRKVITYNNTCKHSSRMVVTAAAAVAITSNAQTRERLKLKEMFLDAYQRCHSDPMDGVSFTLDDFLAAIDFYDFGSEIGSKVTGTVFNTDVNGALVDITAKSSAYLPVREACIYNIKHVEDAGIVQGLCEEFMIIGKNEADDSLILSLRSNQYNIAWERCRQLQAEDLVVKGKVIDANKGGVVAVVEGLRGFVPFSQISTKLVGKELIEKEIPLKFVEVDEEQSKLVLSNCKAVADSQTQLEIGSVVTGSVQSLKPYGAMIDIGGISGLLHVSQISHNLVSDLAIVLQPGDILKVMILSHDRERGRVSLSTKKLEPSPGDMIRNPKLVFEKAEEMAHAFRERIAQAEAMARADVLRLQPEDVEMSEEAETLLTKIGINASLQ; encoded by the exons ATGATCAGAAACAAACCAAACAACACAGTTATGGCCTCACTAGCACAGCAAATAGGGGGTCTAAAATGCCCATCTCTCTCAACTTCAAATCTCTTCAGGAAAGTTATTACATACAACAACACTTGTAAGCATAGTTCAAGAATGGTTGTAACAGCAGCAGCAGCAGTTGCAATTACAAGTAATGCACAGACAAGAGAAAGGTTAAAGCTTAAAGAAATGTTTTTAGATGCTTATCAGAGATGTCATAGTGACCCAATGGATGGTGTTTCTTTTACTCTTGATGATTTTCTTGCTGCTATTGACTTTTATGATTTTGGTTCTGAGATTGGCTCCAAG GTCACTGGAACAGTATTCAATACAGATGTAAATGGAGCGCTAGTAGACATAACTGCAAAATCTTCAGCCTACTTACCAGTTCGTGAAGCGTGCATTTATAATATAAAGCATGTAGAAGATGCAGGGATAGTTCAGGGTCTCTGTGAGGAATTTATGATCATTGGTAAAAATGAAGCTGATGATAGCTTAATTTTGAGCTTGCGGTCCAATCAATATAACATAGCATGGGAACGGTGTAGACAGCTTCAAGCTGAGGATCTTGTTGTGAAGGGTAAG GTCATTGATGCAAACAAAGGGGGTGTTGTGGCAGTGGTAGAGGGCCTTCGTGGATTTGTTCCCTTCTCACAAATATCAACG AAATTAGTTGGCAAAGAACTTATTGAAAAGGAAATACCCCTCAAATTTGTTGAGGTAGATGAGGAGCAATCTAAACTTGTTCTCAGTAACTGCAAGGCTGTAGCAGACAGTCAAACTCAGCTTGAAATTGGATCAGTTGTCACCGGATCAGTCCAGAGCTTGAAACCTTATGGAGCCATGATTGATATTGGTGGAATAAGTGGGCTTCTTCATGTCAGTCAAATAAGTCATAATCTTGTTTCTGACCTTGCAATAGTACTTCAGCCTGGTGACATCCTCAAG GTCATGATTTTGAGCCATGATCGTGAAAGAGGCCGAGTCAGTCTCTCCACCAAAAAATTAGAACCTTCTCCTGGTGACATGATTCGCAACCCCAAGCTAGTTTTTGAGAAG GCAGAGGAGATGGCCCATGCATTCAGGGAAAGGATTGCTCAAGCAGAAGCCATGGCTCGTGCTGACGTGCTGAGGTTGCAGCCTGAG GACGTGGaaatgtctgaagaagcagagACTTTGTTGACGAAAATTGGAATTAATGCCTCCCTACAATGA
- the LOC141686081 gene encoding galactomannan galactosyltransferase 1-like, with translation MDSLEQQRKHIRNNTKTGSFLKEKLPCGFIATVSVFILAALALWWCSSSVVSFSLGSLSKTNTNLASDTRSTLDCGVDGQVDAKLRHDSHNETFYDDPKLNYSIVSPIQNWDDKRMTWIQNNPLYATANRVLVVTGSQPSPCHNPIGDFYLLRLFKNKVDYCRIHGYDIFYNNAFLHPKMDSYWAKTPIIRAAMLAHPEVEWIWWVDSDAVITDMDFKLPLDKYNDYNLIVDGWPGMIYEERSWYGLNAGVLLFRNCQWSMDFMDVWASMGPGYPYYEKWGQILKSTFKDKQFPIADDQSAMVYMLLEQKERWADKVYIENEYCFQCYWASVVSRFENVTRKYIDLDKGASILRRRHAEVVTESYGELREKYLKDAGYGKETGRRPFITHFTGCSPCSGNHNPIYPGDSCKDGMEKALNFADNQVLRSFGYVHSSLLSSSVMPWQSDVARQGD, from the coding sequence ATGGACTCGTTGGAGCAGCAAAGGAAACACATCCGAAACAATACCAAAACAGGGTCATTCCTAAAAGAAAAGCTGCCTTGTGGTTTCATAGCAACAGTCTCTGTGTTCATTCTTGCAGCATTGGCTCTTTGGTGGTGCTCCTCTTCTGTCGTTAGTTTCTCTCTCGGATCGCTGTCCAAGACAAACACTAACTTAGCCTCAGACACGCGTTCAACGCTAGATTGTGGTGTGGATGGACAGGTTGATGCTAAACTGCGCCATGACTCACATAATGAAACATTTTACGATGATCCCAAACTCAACTATTCCATTGTAAGTCCTATACAGAACTGGGATGACAAGAGAATGACTTGGATACAAAATAATCCTTTGTATGCAACAGCGAATAGGGTACTCGTGGTGACCGGATCACAGCCATCCCCGTGTCACAACCCGATCGGTGATTTCTACCTGTTGAGACTTTTTAAGAACAAGGTTGATTACTGCAGAATTCATGGATATGACATCTTTTACAACAATGCGTTCCTACATCCTAAGATGGATTCTTATTGGGCAAAAACACCTATTATTCGGGCTGCGATGCTAGCTCATCCAGAAGTGGAGTGGATTTGGTGGGTAGACTCGGATGCAGTGATCACAGACATGGACTTCAAGCTTCCTTTAGACAAGTACAATGACTACAACCTGATTGTCGATGGGTGGCCTGGAATGATCTACGAGGAACGGAGTTGGTATGGGCTGAACGCCGGAGTTTTGCTATTCCGAAACTGTCAGTGGTCAATGGACTTCATGGATGTATGGGCTAGCATGGGCCCTGGATATCCATATTATGAAAAATGGGgacaaattttaaaatcaacttTTAAAGATAAGCAGTTTCCAATAGCAGATGATCAATCAGCAATGGTTTATATGCTACTGGAACAAAAGGAGAGATGGGCTGACAAAGTTTACATTGAGAATGAGTATTGTTTTCAGTGTTATTGGGCTAGCGTAGTAAGTAGGTTCGAAAATGTGACAAGAAAGTACATAGATTTGGACAAGGGTGCAAGCATATTGAGGAGGAGACATGCAGAGGTGGTAACTGAGAGCTACGGTGAGCTGAGGGAGAAGTACCTGAAAGATGCCGGATACGGGAAAGAGACTGGAAGACGGCCTTTTATAACACACTTTACAGGGTGTTCACCTTGTAGTGGGAACCACAATCCAATTTATCCGGGGGATTCTTGCAAAGACGGAATGGAGAAGGCTTTGAACTTTGCTGATAACCAAGTGCTTCGCAGTTTTGGATATGTGCATTCTAGCTTATTGTCTTCCTCCGTGATGCCTTGGCAATCAGATGTAGCAAGACAGGGAGATTAG
- the LOC141683922 gene encoding small ribosomal subunit protein bS1c-like isoform X3 — translation MIRNKPNNTVMASLAQQIGGLKCPSLSTSNLFRKVITYNNTCKHSSRMVVTAAAAVAITSNAQTRERLKLKEMFLDAYQRCHSDPMDGVSFTLDDFLAAIDFYDFGSEIGSKVTGTVFNTDVNGALVDITAKSSAYLPVREACIYNIKHVEDAGIVQGLCEEFMIIGKNEADDSLILSLRSNQYNIAWERCRQLQAEDLVVKGKVIDANKGGVVAVVEGLRGFVPFSQISTKLVGKELIEKEIPLKFVEVDEEQSKLVLSNCKAVADSQTQLEIGSVVTGSVQSLKPYGAMIDIGGISGLLHVSQISHNLVSDLAIVLQPGDILKVMILSHDRERGRVSLSTKKLEPSPGDMIRNPKLVFEKAEEMAHAFRERIAQAEAMARADVLRLQPEVSIKLLSSDVLLDPLVSESPAKGLDLSDIPAVDD, via the exons ATGATCAGAAACAAACCAAACAACACAGTTATGGCCTCACTAGCACAGCAAATAGGGGGTCTAAAATGCCCATCTCTCTCAACTTCAAATCTCTTCAGGAAAGTTATTACATACAACAACACTTGTAAGCATAGTTCAAGAATGGTTGTAACAGCAGCAGCAGCAGTTGCAATTACAAGTAATGCACAGACAAGAGAAAGGTTAAAGCTTAAAGAAATGTTTTTAGATGCTTATCAGAGATGTCATAGTGACCCAATGGATGGTGTTTCTTTTACTCTTGATGATTTTCTTGCTGCTATTGACTTTTATGATTTTGGTTCTGAGATTGGCTCCAAG GTCACTGGAACAGTATTCAATACAGATGTAAATGGAGCGCTAGTAGACATAACTGCAAAATCTTCAGCCTACTTACCAGTTCGTGAAGCGTGCATTTATAATATAAAGCATGTAGAAGATGCAGGGATAGTTCAGGGTCTCTGTGAGGAATTTATGATCATTGGTAAAAATGAAGCTGATGATAGCTTAATTTTGAGCTTGCGGTCCAATCAATATAACATAGCATGGGAACGGTGTAGACAGCTTCAAGCTGAGGATCTTGTTGTGAAGGGTAAG GTCATTGATGCAAACAAAGGGGGTGTTGTGGCAGTGGTAGAGGGCCTTCGTGGATTTGTTCCCTTCTCACAAATATCAACG AAATTAGTTGGCAAAGAACTTATTGAAAAGGAAATACCCCTCAAATTTGTTGAGGTAGATGAGGAGCAATCTAAACTTGTTCTCAGTAACTGCAAGGCTGTAGCAGACAGTCAAACTCAGCTTGAAATTGGATCAGTTGTCACCGGATCAGTCCAGAGCTTGAAACCTTATGGAGCCATGATTGATATTGGTGGAATAAGTGGGCTTCTTCATGTCAGTCAAATAAGTCATAATCTTGTTTCTGACCTTGCAATAGTACTTCAGCCTGGTGACATCCTCAAG GTCATGATTTTGAGCCATGATCGTGAAAGAGGCCGAGTCAGTCTCTCCACCAAAAAATTAGAACCTTCTCCTGGTGACATGATTCGCAACCCCAAGCTAGTTTTTGAGAAG GCAGAGGAGATGGCCCATGCATTCAGGGAAAGGATTGCTCAAGCAGAAGCCATGGCTCGTGCTGACGTGCTGAGGTTGCAGCCTGAGGTATCAA TAAAATTACTCAGCTCTGACGTACTCTTAGATCCTCTGGTGTCAGAATCACCTGCAAAGGGTCTGGATTTGAGTGATATACCTGCAGTTGATGACTAG
- the LOC141683922 gene encoding small ribosomal subunit protein bS1c-like isoform X2, with translation MIRNKPNNTVMASLAQQIGGLKCPSLSTSNLFRKVITYNNTCKHSSRMVVTAAAAVAITSNAQTRERLKLKEMFLDAYQRCHSDPMDGVSFTLDDFLAAIDFYDFGSEIGSKVTGTVFNTDVNGALVDITAKSSAYLPVREACIYNIKHVEDAGIVQGLCEEFMIIGKNEADDSLILSLRSNQYNIAWERCRQLQAEDLVVKGKVIDANKGGVVAVVEGLRGFVPFSQISTKLVGKELIEKEIPLKFVEVDEEQSKLVLSNCKAVADSQTQLEIGSVVTGSVQSLKPYGAMIDIGGISGLLHVSQISHNLVSDLAIVLQPGDILKVMILSHDRERGRVSLSTKKLEPSPGDMIRNPKLVFEKAEEMAHAFRERIAQAEAMARADVLRLQPESKITQL, from the exons ATGATCAGAAACAAACCAAACAACACAGTTATGGCCTCACTAGCACAGCAAATAGGGGGTCTAAAATGCCCATCTCTCTCAACTTCAAATCTCTTCAGGAAAGTTATTACATACAACAACACTTGTAAGCATAGTTCAAGAATGGTTGTAACAGCAGCAGCAGCAGTTGCAATTACAAGTAATGCACAGACAAGAGAAAGGTTAAAGCTTAAAGAAATGTTTTTAGATGCTTATCAGAGATGTCATAGTGACCCAATGGATGGTGTTTCTTTTACTCTTGATGATTTTCTTGCTGCTATTGACTTTTATGATTTTGGTTCTGAGATTGGCTCCAAG GTCACTGGAACAGTATTCAATACAGATGTAAATGGAGCGCTAGTAGACATAACTGCAAAATCTTCAGCCTACTTACCAGTTCGTGAAGCGTGCATTTATAATATAAAGCATGTAGAAGATGCAGGGATAGTTCAGGGTCTCTGTGAGGAATTTATGATCATTGGTAAAAATGAAGCTGATGATAGCTTAATTTTGAGCTTGCGGTCCAATCAATATAACATAGCATGGGAACGGTGTAGACAGCTTCAAGCTGAGGATCTTGTTGTGAAGGGTAAG GTCATTGATGCAAACAAAGGGGGTGTTGTGGCAGTGGTAGAGGGCCTTCGTGGATTTGTTCCCTTCTCACAAATATCAACG AAATTAGTTGGCAAAGAACTTATTGAAAAGGAAATACCCCTCAAATTTGTTGAGGTAGATGAGGAGCAATCTAAACTTGTTCTCAGTAACTGCAAGGCTGTAGCAGACAGTCAAACTCAGCTTGAAATTGGATCAGTTGTCACCGGATCAGTCCAGAGCTTGAAACCTTATGGAGCCATGATTGATATTGGTGGAATAAGTGGGCTTCTTCATGTCAGTCAAATAAGTCATAATCTTGTTTCTGACCTTGCAATAGTACTTCAGCCTGGTGACATCCTCAAG GTCATGATTTTGAGCCATGATCGTGAAAGAGGCCGAGTCAGTCTCTCCACCAAAAAATTAGAACCTTCTCCTGGTGACATGATTCGCAACCCCAAGCTAGTTTTTGAGAAG GCAGAGGAGATGGCCCATGCATTCAGGGAAAGGATTGCTCAAGCAGAAGCCATGGCTCGTGCTGACGTGCTGAGGTTGCAGCCTGAG AGTAAAATTACTCAGCTCTGA